Proteins from a genomic interval of Zingiber officinale cultivar Zhangliang chromosome 1B, Zo_v1.1, whole genome shotgun sequence:
- the LOC122044986 gene encoding putative F-box protein At4g22180 — MAGGGWADLPLDVFSLIFSKLSLPQFLRSAAVCVSWSAAVRDLSTRGSYFKFRGQSPWLVLNHNPRGDPSAITFYALDERREYTIPVPDPPISDRLFLGSAHGWIITIDVRLQMQLLNPITGAQIDLPRVLPSEDTHPIRNTAGCLIGFMMPKTVSKEKVETYRYSDWYMEQHHFKAILSADPSLGDDYTVALLQYRPGRIYFIRSGDEKWFELRNSILVENMVFHKGKLYMSTLSEVYVCDLDEAQIEHGEMPKFRVVDRALHYDDLHYLFETPRGDLLSIWRESNENLSKTAMSVKVHRVIDDAERPSKRLEKTMDLGEFVISSGDNRVVVDYESLSIRLEPKDLGDLIIFLGDGNVLCLSGCDFPHLTPNSIYFTDADIIRNRLLYHPQMSHERNSHKFSAFFLPMFLERNWFRKILNCPISLTIDATNSVRLYWQPPSSSIN; from the coding sequence ATGGCTGGCGGCGGCTGGGCTGATCTCCCGTTGGATGTCTTCTCCCTCATCTTCTCCAAACTCTCTCTTCCTCAATTTCTCCGCTCGGCAGCCGTCTGTGTTTCGTGGTCGGCTGCCGTCCGGGATCTGTCCACGCGCGGAAGCTACTTTAAGTTCCGCGGGCAGAGCCCCTGGCTCGTGCTTAACCACAATCCCCGCGGCGACCCATCCGCCATCACCTTCTACGCCTTGGACGAGCGAAGGGAGTACACCATCCCCGTCCCGGACCCTCCCATAAGCGACCGACTCTTCCTCGGCTCTGCTCACGGTTGGATCATCACGATCGACGTCCGTCTCCAGATGCAACTGCTGAACCCGATCACTGGCGCGCAGATCGACCTCCCTCGCGTCCTCCCCTCCGAGGACACCCATCCCATCCGCAACACTGCAGGGTGCCTAATCGGCTTCATGATGCCGAAAACAGTGAGCAAAGAGAAGGTCGAAACATATAGGTATAGCGATTGGTATATGGAACAACATCACTTCAAAGCAATTCTTTCTGCTGATCCGTCGCTCGGAGATGACTACACCGTCGCGCTCTTACAATATCGTCCCGGGAGAATCTATTTTATCCGCTCCGGTGACGAGAAATGGTTCGAGCTAAGGAACTCCATTTTAGTTGAAAATATGGTCTTTCATAAAGGTAAACTGTATATGAGCACACTTTCAGAAGTGTATGTTTGTGATCTCGACGAGGCCCAAATTGAACATGGCGAAATGCCCAAATTTAGAGTGGTCGATCGAGCTTTACATTACGACGACCTACACTACTTGTTTGAGACTCCTCGAGGGGATCTTTTGAGTATTTGGAGGGAGAGCAATGAAAATCTTTCGAAGACCGCCATGTCTGTCAAGGTTCACAGGGTGATAGATGATGCGGAGAGGCCAAGTAAAAGACTAGAAAAAACGATGGACTTGGGAGAGTTTGTTATCTCCTCAGGCGACAACAGAGTGGTGGTGGATTATGAGAGTCTAAGTATCAGACTAGAACCGAAGGACTTGGGAGACTTGATCATCTTCTTAGGCGACGGCAACGTACTTTGCCTTTCTGGTTGTGATTTTCCACATTTGACGCCAAATTCTATATATTTTACCGATGCCGATATAATTCGAAATCGATTGCTTTACCATCCGCAAATGTCTCATGAAAGAAATTCGCACAAGTTTTCTGCCTTCTTTCTGCCAATGTTTTTGGAACG